A genomic region of Raphanus sativus cultivar WK10039 chromosome 6, ASM80110v3, whole genome shotgun sequence contains the following coding sequences:
- the LOC130497106 gene encoding meiosis-specific protein ASY2-like isoform X1: MRRGVALSQFLNGAWRLAVALMVIGAEAGAALSVRAFEELVSVKINQGLLSLKIRPNYNVVTGYPSKTNDWQRSYFYVKSDRSAFEEPLKTGYRVLWNNEFVPHSNTAEYEEDFLESARIVASQRQDLWENFSYGRIRRSADRIRLRKSLLLSFCSVSSGILSRPPLFVLAEVWRSDTVPIITKKSKRINLFNKAEQTEINRARVMRELPDLSLVVGKQLGFVEPDQNSNANSPNLEEPNATESDEAQLVRKTGNKRKEREGASSEGKQTEETSTGGGARSEKKRARKDFAEARPSSVEEGELQALEPSNGSRDDALPNPSPGGGQAGEHQETSSKVKKKSKKNKKKNNGGSSGQEGAPEKETVGAPTAAVSLPKAAVREDAGGSSRSAPKAQEKDVVPKDLQGFCPDKVDFIFKRDTPLVCNERDCARFVRQVRGSRKHLPLVKDLVFQDDYTAAAGSSVKVRIVFAFRPFLVFFLTWLSHSLFDVLQSQGDWNEVVRKYDEELKRTYGVIDRQRHNTREATQALEVMLRKKNDAVIREEAMRDELLQKETAMNKELKRARELVKTLEKEKAKLADEKKILEEERAAAAIAHSKEMDRLRESRRYEVTHERIRVMAVMHGKAAARFQRIRERETRRDSFEDARCMLGQARGMRRCLEGMKATGKSISQGDIDTYAEQEKYYDAEVKRLVVDDLAEKDLSLSPLVLESRFVIQEILDKVDKYGSNMDLLDSEAARALRTPLRGPEDQSEGPSKSLLETVQSPAHPDAILPENAPVVEETTKPASEVPISDTPIKTVDITDSPSLEVSGSGVSGERSEEDPLVSG; this comes from the exons ATGCGCCGAGGAGTTGCTCTGAGCCAGTTCTTAAATGGCGCTTGGCGCCTAGCAGTTGCGCTGATGGTGATTGGGGCAGAAGCCGGTGCCGCTCTCAGTGTCCGAGCATTCGAGGAACTGGTTTCGGTGAAGATCAATCAGGGCCTGTTGTCGCTAAAGATACGTCCCAACTACAATGTGGTAACGGGCTATCCGTCCAAGACGAACGACTGGCAGCGATCGTACTTTTACGTCAAGTCCGATCGCTCGGCTTTCGAGGAGCCGCTGAAGACCGGTTACCGTGTTCTTTGGAACAATGAATTTG TCCCTCACTCGAATACCGCGGAGTACGAGGAAGATTTTTTGGAGAGTGCTCGGATCGTCGCGTCTCAAAGGCAAGATCTTTGGGAGAACTTCTCGTACGGGAGGATTCGCAGGTCGGCTGATCGGATTAGACTACGTAAGTCTCTCCTCCTTTCCTTTTGTTCGGTTTCCTCAGGGATCCTAAGTCGCCCCCCCCTTTTTGTCCTTGCAGAGGTTTGGCGTTCGGATACTGTTCCGATTATCACCAAGAAATCGAAAAGAATCAACCTGTTCAACAAGGCCGAGCAGACGGAGATCAATCGGGCCAGAGTTATGAGGGAATTGCCGGATCTGAGCTTGGTGGTTGGGAAGCAACTTGGGTTTGTGGAGCCGGACCAAAACTCCAACGCAAACTCACCTAATCTCGAGGAACCTAATGCGACTGAGTCAGATGAGGCTCAGCTCGTGAGGAAAACGGGGAACAAGAGAAAAGAGAGGGAAGGCGCTTCTTCCGAGGGGAAACAGACCGAGGAGACTTCCACCGGTGGGGGTGCCAGGTCGGAGAAGAAAAGGGCGCGAAAGGATTTCGCAGAGGCTCGACCTTCTTCTGTGGAGGAAGGGGAGCTCCAAGCCTTGGAGCCTAGTAACGGCTCTCGAGACGACGCTCTCCCGAATCCATCTCCCGGTGGCGGTCAAGCGGGTGAGCATCAAGAGACTTCTTCTAAAGTGAAGAAGAAGTcgaaaaagaacaaaaagaagaataacGGCGGATCCTCGGGGCAGGAGGGGGCGCCCGAGAAGGAGACCGTGGGAGCCCCGACTGCTGCCGTTTCTCTCCCAAAGGCGGCGGTTCGCGAAGATGCCGGGGGATCAAGCAGGTCCGCTCCGAAGGCTCAGGAGAAGGACGTTGTGCCGAAGGACCTTCAGGGGTTTTGTCCGGACAAGGTCGACTTTATCTTTAAGCGGGATACTCCTCTTGTTTGCAACGAGAGGGACTGTGCTCGCTTTGTCCGCCAAGTCCGGGGGAGCAGAAAGCATCTCCCACTCGTCAAGGATCTCGTCTTCCAAGACGATTACACCGCCGCCGCCGGTTCTTCGGTTAAGGTAAGGATAGTTTTTGCGTTTCGTCCGTTCCTCGTCTTTTTCCTAACTTGGTTGTCTCACTCTCTCTTTGATGTGCTGCAGAGCCAAGGGGATTGGAATGAAGTCGTCCGTAAGTACGACGAGGAGCTGAAGAGGACCTATGGTGTGATCGATAGGCAGCGACACAACACCAGGGAAGCGACGCAAGCCCTAGAGGTCATGCTTCGCAAGAAAAACGATGCGGTCATCCGGGAAGAGGCCATGAGGGATGAGCTCCTCCAGAAGGAGACGGCTATGAACAAGGAGCTGAAGCGAGCCCGGGAGTTGGTTAAGACACTCGAGAAAGAGAAAGCCAAGTTGGCAGACGAGAAGAAGATCCTCGAGGAAGAGAGGGCTGCCGCTGCCATAGCGCATTCCAAGGAGATGGATCGTCTCCGAGAGTCGCGCCGCTATGAGGTTACTCACGAGCGGATCCGAGTGATGGCTGTGATGCACGGAAAGGCTGCTGCTCGCTTCCAGAGGATTCGAGAGCGGGAGACTCGTCGCGACAGTTTTGAGGATGCGAGGTGTATGCTCGGACAGGCTCGCGGAATGAGACGTTGTCTTGAAGGGATGAAGGCAACAGGTAAAAGCATCTCTCAAGGAGATATCGATACCTATGCCGAGCAAGAGAAATATTACGACGCGGAGGTGAAGCGTTTGGTCGTAGACGATCTTGCTGAGAAGGACCTCTCTTTGTCCCCTCTTGTGCTCGAGTCGAGGTTCGTCATCCAAGAGATATTGGATAAAGTCGACAAGTACGGGTCGAACATGGACTTGCTCGACTCTGAGGCTGCCAGGGCTCTTCGCACTCCACTCAGGGGACCAGAGGATCAATCCGAAGGACCGTCGAAGAGCCTTCTCGAAACCGTCCAGTCGCCAGCTCACCCTGACGCCATCCTTCCGGAAAATGCTCCGGTGGTCGAAGAAACGACCAAGCCAGCTTCCGAGGTTCCGATCTCCGATACGCCGATCAAGACGGTGGATATCACCGATTCGCCGTCGCTTGAAGTGTCAGGCTCTGGCGTGAGCGGGGAGCGCTCCGAGGAAGATCCCCTTGTCTCGGGATGA
- the LOC130497106 gene encoding uncharacterized protein LOC130497106 isoform X3, with amino-acid sequence MRRGVALSQFLNGAWRLAVALMVIGAEAGAALSVRAFEELVSVKINQGLLSLKIRPNYNVVTGYPSKTNDWQRSYFYVKSDRSAFEEPLKTGYRVLWNNEFGIECFLVFYRFVLLTASFPFVLAVPHSNTAEYEEDFLESARIVASQRQDLWENFSYGRIRRSADRIRLRKSLLLSFCSVSSGILSRPPLFVLAEVWRSDTVPIITKKSKRINLFNKAEQTEINRARVMRELPDLSLVVGKQLGFVEPDQNSNANSPNLEEPNATESDEAQLVRKTGNKRKEREGASSEGKQTEETSTGGGARSEKKRARKDFAEARPSSVEEGELQALEPSNGSRDDALPNPSPGGGQAGEHQETSSKVKKKSKKNKKKNNGGSSGQEGAPEKETVGAPTAAVSLPKAAVREDAGGSSRSAPKAQEKDVVPKDLQGFCPDKVDFIFKRDTPLVCNERDCARFVRQVRGSRKHLPLVKDLVFQDDYTAAAGSSVKSQGDWNEVVRKYDEELKRTYGVIDRQRHNTREATQALEVMLRKKNDAVIREEAMRDELLQKETAMNKELKRARELVKTLEKEKAKLADEKKILEEERAAAAIAHSKEMDRLRESRRYEVTHERIRVMAVMHGKAAARFQRIRERETRRDSFEDARCMLGQARGMRRCLEGMKATGKSISQGDIDTYAEQEKYYDAEVKRLVVDDLAEKDLSLSPLVLESRFVIQEILDKVDKYGSNMDLLDSEAARALRTPLRGPEDQSEGPSKSLLETVQSPAHPDAILPENAPVVEETTKPASEVPISDTPIKTVDITDSPSLEVSGSGVSGERSEEDPLVSG; translated from the exons ATGCGCCGAGGAGTTGCTCTGAGCCAGTTCTTAAATGGCGCTTGGCGCCTAGCAGTTGCGCTGATGGTGATTGGGGCAGAAGCCGGTGCCGCTCTCAGTGTCCGAGCATTCGAGGAACTGGTTTCGGTGAAGATCAATCAGGGCCTGTTGTCGCTAAAGATACGTCCCAACTACAATGTGGTAACGGGCTATCCGTCCAAGACGAACGACTGGCAGCGATCGTACTTTTACGTCAAGTCCGATCGCTCGGCTTTCGAGGAGCCGCTGAAGACCGGTTACCGTGTTCTTTGGAACAATGAATTTGGTATAGAGTGTTTCCTAGTCTTTTACCGTTTCGTGCTCCTGACCGCctcttttccttttgttttggcAGTCCCTCACTCGAATACCGCGGAGTACGAGGAAGATTTTTTGGAGAGTGCTCGGATCGTCGCGTCTCAAAGGCAAGATCTTTGGGAGAACTTCTCGTACGGGAGGATTCGCAGGTCGGCTGATCGGATTAGACTACGTAAGTCTCTCCTCCTTTCCTTTTGTTCGGTTTCCTCAGGGATCCTAAGTCGCCCCCCCCTTTTTGTCCTTGCAGAGGTTTGGCGTTCGGATACTGTTCCGATTATCACCAAGAAATCGAAAAGAATCAACCTGTTCAACAAGGCCGAGCAGACGGAGATCAATCGGGCCAGAGTTATGAGGGAATTGCCGGATCTGAGCTTGGTGGTTGGGAAGCAACTTGGGTTTGTGGAGCCGGACCAAAACTCCAACGCAAACTCACCTAATCTCGAGGAACCTAATGCGACTGAGTCAGATGAGGCTCAGCTCGTGAGGAAAACGGGGAACAAGAGAAAAGAGAGGGAAGGCGCTTCTTCCGAGGGGAAACAGACCGAGGAGACTTCCACCGGTGGGGGTGCCAGGTCGGAGAAGAAAAGGGCGCGAAAGGATTTCGCAGAGGCTCGACCTTCTTCTGTGGAGGAAGGGGAGCTCCAAGCCTTGGAGCCTAGTAACGGCTCTCGAGACGACGCTCTCCCGAATCCATCTCCCGGTGGCGGTCAAGCGGGTGAGCATCAAGAGACTTCTTCTAAAGTGAAGAAGAAGTcgaaaaagaacaaaaagaagaataacGGCGGATCCTCGGGGCAGGAGGGGGCGCCCGAGAAGGAGACCGTGGGAGCCCCGACTGCTGCCGTTTCTCTCCCAAAGGCGGCGGTTCGCGAAGATGCCGGGGGATCAAGCAGGTCCGCTCCGAAGGCTCAGGAGAAGGACGTTGTGCCGAAGGACCTTCAGGGGTTTTGTCCGGACAAGGTCGACTTTATCTTTAAGCGGGATACTCCTCTTGTTTGCAACGAGAGGGACTGTGCTCGCTTTGTCCGCCAAGTCCGGGGGAGCAGAAAGCATCTCCCACTCGTCAAGGATCTCGTCTTCCAAGACGATTACACCGCCGCCGCCGGTTCTTCGGTTAAG AGCCAAGGGGATTGGAATGAAGTCGTCCGTAAGTACGACGAGGAGCTGAAGAGGACCTATGGTGTGATCGATAGGCAGCGACACAACACCAGGGAAGCGACGCAAGCCCTAGAGGTCATGCTTCGCAAGAAAAACGATGCGGTCATCCGGGAAGAGGCCATGAGGGATGAGCTCCTCCAGAAGGAGACGGCTATGAACAAGGAGCTGAAGCGAGCCCGGGAGTTGGTTAAGACACTCGAGAAAGAGAAAGCCAAGTTGGCAGACGAGAAGAAGATCCTCGAGGAAGAGAGGGCTGCCGCTGCCATAGCGCATTCCAAGGAGATGGATCGTCTCCGAGAGTCGCGCCGCTATGAGGTTACTCACGAGCGGATCCGAGTGATGGCTGTGATGCACGGAAAGGCTGCTGCTCGCTTCCAGAGGATTCGAGAGCGGGAGACTCGTCGCGACAGTTTTGAGGATGCGAGGTGTATGCTCGGACAGGCTCGCGGAATGAGACGTTGTCTTGAAGGGATGAAGGCAACAGGTAAAAGCATCTCTCAAGGAGATATCGATACCTATGCCGAGCAAGAGAAATATTACGACGCGGAGGTGAAGCGTTTGGTCGTAGACGATCTTGCTGAGAAGGACCTCTCTTTGTCCCCTCTTGTGCTCGAGTCGAGGTTCGTCATCCAAGAGATATTGGATAAAGTCGACAAGTACGGGTCGAACATGGACTTGCTCGACTCTGAGGCTGCCAGGGCTCTTCGCACTCCACTCAGGGGACCAGAGGATCAATCCGAAGGACCGTCGAAGAGCCTTCTCGAAACCGTCCAGTCGCCAGCTCACCCTGACGCCATCCTTCCGGAAAATGCTCCGGTGGTCGAAGAAACGACCAAGCCAGCTTCCGAGGTTCCGATCTCCGATACGCCGATCAAGACGGTGGATATCACCGATTCGCCGTCGCTTGAAGTGTCAGGCTCTGGCGTGAGCGGGGAGCGCTCCGAGGAAGATCCCCTTGTCTCGGGATGA
- the LOC108808951 gene encoding protein SUPPRESSOR OF K(+) TRANSPORT GROWTH DEFECT 1: MNALEYFKTHLKYEKNPKIREAITHKFTDYLRRAEEIRAVLDEGGGGPGSNNGGDAAVATKPKSSNKPRDGGEGGGEDPEQSKLRAGLDSAIVREKPNIKWSDVAGLESAKQALQEAVILPVKFPQFFTGKRRPWRAFLLYGPPGTGKSYLAKAVATEADSTFFSVSSSDLVSKWMGESEKLVSNLFEMARESSPSIIFVDEIDSLCGQRGEGNESEASRRIKTELLVQMQGVGHSDDKVLVLAATNTPYALDQAIRRRFDKRIYIPLPEAKARQHMFKVHLGDTPHNLTESDFEYLGLKTEGFSGSDVSVCVKDVLFEPVRKTQDAMFFFKSPDGTWMPCGPRQPGAIQTTMQDLAAKGLAEKIIPPPITRTDFEKVLARQRPTVSKSDLDVHERFTQEFGEEG, encoded by the exons ATGAACGCCCTCGAGTACTTCAAAACCCACCTCAAGTACGAGAAGAACCCCAAGATCCGCGAAGCCATCACCCACAAATTCACCGACTACCTCCGCCGCGCCGAGGAGATCCGCGCCGTCCTCGACGAAGGAGGCGGTGGTCCCGGATCCAACAACGGCGGCGACGCGGCGGTCGCGACGAAGCCGAAGAGTAGTAATAAGCCCAGAGACGGAGGAGAGGGTGGAGGAGAGGATCCGGAGCAGTCGAAGCTCAGAGCTGGGTTGGACTCGGCGATCGTGAGGGAGAAGCCGAACATCAAGTGGAGTGACGTGGCGGGGCTTGAGAGCGCTAAGCAGGCTTTGCAGGAAGCTGTGATTTTGCCTGTCAAGTTTCCTCAGTTCTTCACCG GAAAGAGGCGGCCTTGGCGAGCTTTTCTCCTGTATGGCCCACCTGGAACGGGGAAGTCTTACTTGGCTAAGGCTGTTGCTACTGAAGCTGACTCTACCTTTTTCAG cgTGTCTTCATCAGACCTGGTGTCCAAGTGGATGGGTGAGAGTGAGAAGCTAGTATCGAACCTTTTCGAGATGGCTCGTGAGAGTTCTCCATCCATTATTTTCGTTGATGAGATTGATTCTCTGTGCGGTCAGCGTGGTGAAGGAAACGAGAGCGAAGCTTCTAGACGTATCAAAACAGAGCTTCTTGTGCAGATGCAG GGTGTTGGACACAGTGATGATAAAGTACTCGTGCTTGCTGCAACAAATACACCTTATGCTCTTGATCAG GCTATCAGACGACGTTTTGATAAGCGTATCTATATTCCTCTCCCGGAAGCTAAGGCTAGGCAGCACATGTTCAAA GTCCATTTGGGAGACACGCCTCATAATTTAACGGAATctgattttgaatatttagGACTCAAGACAGAGGGGTTTTCTGGTTCAGATGTGTCTGTTTGT GTAAAAGATGTTCTGTTTGAACCAGTTCGCAAAACTCAGGATGCAATGTTCTTTTTCAAGTCACCTGATGGCACATGGATGCCATGTGGACCTAGGCAACCTGGAGCCATCCAAACAACAATGCAAGATCTAGCTGCTAAAGGCCTGGCCGAAAAG ATTATTCCACCACCAATCACCAGAACCGATTTCGAGAAAGTACTTGCTAGACAAAGGCCAACAGTGAGCAAATCTGACCTTGACGTCCATGAGAGATTCACCCAGGAGTTTGGAGAAGAAGGTTAA
- the LOC130497106 gene encoding uncharacterized protein LOC130497106 isoform X4, with translation MRELPDLSLVVGKQLGFVEPDQNSNANSPNLEEPNATESDEAQLVRKTGNKRKEREGASSEGKQTEETSTGGGARSEKKRARKDFAEARPSSVEEGELQALEPSNGSRDDALPNPSPGGGQAGEHQETSSKVKKKSKKNKKKNNGGSSGQEGAPEKETVGAPTAAVSLPKAAVREDAGGSSRSAPKAQEKDVVPKDLQGFCPDKVDFIFKRDTPLVCNERDCARFVRQVRGSRKHLPLVKDLVFQDDYTAAAGSSVKVRIVFAFRPFLVFFLTWLSHSLFDVLQSQGDWNEVVRKYDEELKRTYGVIDRQRHNTREATQALEVMLRKKNDAVIREEAMRDELLQKETAMNKELKRARELVKTLEKEKAKLADEKKILEEERAAAAIAHSKEMDRLRESRRYEVTHERIRVMAVMHGKAAARFQRIRERETRRDSFEDARCMLGQARGMRRCLEGMKATGKSISQGDIDTYAEQEKYYDAEVKRLVVDDLAEKDLSLSPLVLESRFVIQEILDKVDKYGSNMDLLDSEAARALRTPLRGPEDQSEGPSKSLLETVQSPAHPDAILPENAPVVEETTKPASEVPISDTPIKTVDITDSPSLEVSGSGVSGERSEEDPLVSG, from the coding sequence ATGAGGGAATTGCCGGATCTGAGCTTGGTGGTTGGGAAGCAACTTGGGTTTGTGGAGCCGGACCAAAACTCCAACGCAAACTCACCTAATCTCGAGGAACCTAATGCGACTGAGTCAGATGAGGCTCAGCTCGTGAGGAAAACGGGGAACAAGAGAAAAGAGAGGGAAGGCGCTTCTTCCGAGGGGAAACAGACCGAGGAGACTTCCACCGGTGGGGGTGCCAGGTCGGAGAAGAAAAGGGCGCGAAAGGATTTCGCAGAGGCTCGACCTTCTTCTGTGGAGGAAGGGGAGCTCCAAGCCTTGGAGCCTAGTAACGGCTCTCGAGACGACGCTCTCCCGAATCCATCTCCCGGTGGCGGTCAAGCGGGTGAGCATCAAGAGACTTCTTCTAAAGTGAAGAAGAAGTcgaaaaagaacaaaaagaagaataacGGCGGATCCTCGGGGCAGGAGGGGGCGCCCGAGAAGGAGACCGTGGGAGCCCCGACTGCTGCCGTTTCTCTCCCAAAGGCGGCGGTTCGCGAAGATGCCGGGGGATCAAGCAGGTCCGCTCCGAAGGCTCAGGAGAAGGACGTTGTGCCGAAGGACCTTCAGGGGTTTTGTCCGGACAAGGTCGACTTTATCTTTAAGCGGGATACTCCTCTTGTTTGCAACGAGAGGGACTGTGCTCGCTTTGTCCGCCAAGTCCGGGGGAGCAGAAAGCATCTCCCACTCGTCAAGGATCTCGTCTTCCAAGACGATTACACCGCCGCCGCCGGTTCTTCGGTTAAGGTAAGGATAGTTTTTGCGTTTCGTCCGTTCCTCGTCTTTTTCCTAACTTGGTTGTCTCACTCTCTCTTTGATGTGCTGCAGAGCCAAGGGGATTGGAATGAAGTCGTCCGTAAGTACGACGAGGAGCTGAAGAGGACCTATGGTGTGATCGATAGGCAGCGACACAACACCAGGGAAGCGACGCAAGCCCTAGAGGTCATGCTTCGCAAGAAAAACGATGCGGTCATCCGGGAAGAGGCCATGAGGGATGAGCTCCTCCAGAAGGAGACGGCTATGAACAAGGAGCTGAAGCGAGCCCGGGAGTTGGTTAAGACACTCGAGAAAGAGAAAGCCAAGTTGGCAGACGAGAAGAAGATCCTCGAGGAAGAGAGGGCTGCCGCTGCCATAGCGCATTCCAAGGAGATGGATCGTCTCCGAGAGTCGCGCCGCTATGAGGTTACTCACGAGCGGATCCGAGTGATGGCTGTGATGCACGGAAAGGCTGCTGCTCGCTTCCAGAGGATTCGAGAGCGGGAGACTCGTCGCGACAGTTTTGAGGATGCGAGGTGTATGCTCGGACAGGCTCGCGGAATGAGACGTTGTCTTGAAGGGATGAAGGCAACAGGTAAAAGCATCTCTCAAGGAGATATCGATACCTATGCCGAGCAAGAGAAATATTACGACGCGGAGGTGAAGCGTTTGGTCGTAGACGATCTTGCTGAGAAGGACCTCTCTTTGTCCCCTCTTGTGCTCGAGTCGAGGTTCGTCATCCAAGAGATATTGGATAAAGTCGACAAGTACGGGTCGAACATGGACTTGCTCGACTCTGAGGCTGCCAGGGCTCTTCGCACTCCACTCAGGGGACCAGAGGATCAATCCGAAGGACCGTCGAAGAGCCTTCTCGAAACCGTCCAGTCGCCAGCTCACCCTGACGCCATCCTTCCGGAAAATGCTCCGGTGGTCGAAGAAACGACCAAGCCAGCTTCCGAGGTTCCGATCTCCGATACGCCGATCAAGACGGTGGATATCACCGATTCGCCGTCGCTTGAAGTGTCAGGCTCTGGCGTGAGCGGGGAGCGCTCCGAGGAAGATCCCCTTGTCTCGGGATGA
- the LOC130497106 gene encoding uncharacterized protein LOC130497106 isoform X2: MRRGVALSQFLNGAWRLAVALMVIGAEAGAALSVRAFEELVSVKINQGLLSLKIRPNYNVVTGYPSKTNDWQRSYFYVKSDRSAFEEPLKTGYRVLWNNEFGIECFLVFYRFVLLTASFPFVLAVPHSNTAEYEEDFLESARIVASQRQDLWENFSYGRIRRSADRIRLQVWRSDTVPIITKKSKRINLFNKAEQTEINRARVMRELPDLSLVVGKQLGFVEPDQNSNANSPNLEEPNATESDEAQLVRKTGNKRKEREGASSEGKQTEETSTGGGARSEKKRARKDFAEARPSSVEEGELQALEPSNGSRDDALPNPSPGGGQAGEHQETSSKVKKKSKKNKKKNNGGSSGQEGAPEKETVGAPTAAVSLPKAAVREDAGGSSRSAPKAQEKDVVPKDLQGFCPDKVDFIFKRDTPLVCNERDCARFVRQVRGSRKHLPLVKDLVFQDDYTAAAGSSVKVRIVFAFRPFLVFFLTWLSHSLFDVLQSQGDWNEVVRKYDEELKRTYGVIDRQRHNTREATQALEVMLRKKNDAVIREEAMRDELLQKETAMNKELKRARELVKTLEKEKAKLADEKKILEEERAAAAIAHSKEMDRLRESRRYEVTHERIRVMAVMHGKAAARFQRIRERETRRDSFEDARCMLGQARGMRRCLEGMKATGKSISQGDIDTYAEQEKYYDAEVKRLVVDDLAEKDLSLSPLVLESRFVIQEILDKVDKYGSNMDLLDSEAARALRTPLRGPEDQSEGPSKSLLETVQSPAHPDAILPENAPVVEETTKPASEVPISDTPIKTVDITDSPSLEVSGSGVSGERSEEDPLVSG, encoded by the exons ATGCGCCGAGGAGTTGCTCTGAGCCAGTTCTTAAATGGCGCTTGGCGCCTAGCAGTTGCGCTGATGGTGATTGGGGCAGAAGCCGGTGCCGCTCTCAGTGTCCGAGCATTCGAGGAACTGGTTTCGGTGAAGATCAATCAGGGCCTGTTGTCGCTAAAGATACGTCCCAACTACAATGTGGTAACGGGCTATCCGTCCAAGACGAACGACTGGCAGCGATCGTACTTTTACGTCAAGTCCGATCGCTCGGCTTTCGAGGAGCCGCTGAAGACCGGTTACCGTGTTCTTTGGAACAATGAATTTGGTATAGAGTGTTTCCTAGTCTTTTACCGTTTCGTGCTCCTGACCGCctcttttccttttgttttggcAGTCCCTCACTCGAATACCGCGGAGTACGAGGAAGATTTTTTGGAGAGTGCTCGGATCGTCGCGTCTCAAAGGCAAGATCTTTGGGAGAACTTCTCGTACGGGAGGATTCGCAGGTCGGCTGATCGGATTAGACTAC AGGTTTGGCGTTCGGATACTGTTCCGATTATCACCAAGAAATCGAAAAGAATCAACCTGTTCAACAAGGCCGAGCAGACGGAGATCAATCGGGCCAGAGTTATGAGGGAATTGCCGGATCTGAGCTTGGTGGTTGGGAAGCAACTTGGGTTTGTGGAGCCGGACCAAAACTCCAACGCAAACTCACCTAATCTCGAGGAACCTAATGCGACTGAGTCAGATGAGGCTCAGCTCGTGAGGAAAACGGGGAACAAGAGAAAAGAGAGGGAAGGCGCTTCTTCCGAGGGGAAACAGACCGAGGAGACTTCCACCGGTGGGGGTGCCAGGTCGGAGAAGAAAAGGGCGCGAAAGGATTTCGCAGAGGCTCGACCTTCTTCTGTGGAGGAAGGGGAGCTCCAAGCCTTGGAGCCTAGTAACGGCTCTCGAGACGACGCTCTCCCGAATCCATCTCCCGGTGGCGGTCAAGCGGGTGAGCATCAAGAGACTTCTTCTAAAGTGAAGAAGAAGTcgaaaaagaacaaaaagaagaataacGGCGGATCCTCGGGGCAGGAGGGGGCGCCCGAGAAGGAGACCGTGGGAGCCCCGACTGCTGCCGTTTCTCTCCCAAAGGCGGCGGTTCGCGAAGATGCCGGGGGATCAAGCAGGTCCGCTCCGAAGGCTCAGGAGAAGGACGTTGTGCCGAAGGACCTTCAGGGGTTTTGTCCGGACAAGGTCGACTTTATCTTTAAGCGGGATACTCCTCTTGTTTGCAACGAGAGGGACTGTGCTCGCTTTGTCCGCCAAGTCCGGGGGAGCAGAAAGCATCTCCCACTCGTCAAGGATCTCGTCTTCCAAGACGATTACACCGCCGCCGCCGGTTCTTCGGTTAAGGTAAGGATAGTTTTTGCGTTTCGTCCGTTCCTCGTCTTTTTCCTAACTTGGTTGTCTCACTCTCTCTTTGATGTGCTGCAGAGCCAAGGGGATTGGAATGAAGTCGTCCGTAAGTACGACGAGGAGCTGAAGAGGACCTATGGTGTGATCGATAGGCAGCGACACAACACCAGGGAAGCGACGCAAGCCCTAGAGGTCATGCTTCGCAAGAAAAACGATGCGGTCATCCGGGAAGAGGCCATGAGGGATGAGCTCCTCCAGAAGGAGACGGCTATGAACAAGGAGCTGAAGCGAGCCCGGGAGTTGGTTAAGACACTCGAGAAAGAGAAAGCCAAGTTGGCAGACGAGAAGAAGATCCTCGAGGAAGAGAGGGCTGCCGCTGCCATAGCGCATTCCAAGGAGATGGATCGTCTCCGAGAGTCGCGCCGCTATGAGGTTACTCACGAGCGGATCCGAGTGATGGCTGTGATGCACGGAAAGGCTGCTGCTCGCTTCCAGAGGATTCGAGAGCGGGAGACTCGTCGCGACAGTTTTGAGGATGCGAGGTGTATGCTCGGACAGGCTCGCGGAATGAGACGTTGTCTTGAAGGGATGAAGGCAACAGGTAAAAGCATCTCTCAAGGAGATATCGATACCTATGCCGAGCAAGAGAAATATTACGACGCGGAGGTGAAGCGTTTGGTCGTAGACGATCTTGCTGAGAAGGACCTCTCTTTGTCCCCTCTTGTGCTCGAGTCGAGGTTCGTCATCCAAGAGATATTGGATAAAGTCGACAAGTACGGGTCGAACATGGACTTGCTCGACTCTGAGGCTGCCAGGGCTCTTCGCACTCCACTCAGGGGACCAGAGGATCAATCCGAAGGACCGTCGAAGAGCCTTCTCGAAACCGTCCAGTCGCCAGCTCACCCTGACGCCATCCTTCCGGAAAATGCTCCGGTGGTCGAAGAAACGACCAAGCCAGCTTCCGAGGTTCCGATCTCCGATACGCCGATCAAGACGGTGGATATCACCGATTCGCCGTCGCTTGAAGTGTCAGGCTCTGGCGTGAGCGGGGAGCGCTCCGAGGAAGATCCCCTTGTCTCGGGATGA